A section of the Phaseolus vulgaris cultivar G19833 chromosome 8, P. vulgaris v2.0, whole genome shotgun sequence genome encodes:
- the LOC137827006 gene encoding blue copper protein-like, which translates to MASSVSLVFIVSLALNMAMPTLAATHTVGDTSGWTIGGDYSTWASGLKFRVGDSLVFNYGPGHTVDEVTESDYKSCTTGNSLSTDSSGATTITLKTAGTHHFICAAPGHCQGGMKLTIKVKAKKVSDSAAAPSPTKDSPSDTDNTKDTPTTSTTTSTTPTSTTPSTSTSSTTTATSSHTSSATPGSPIGGAMFIVCWISYLVLRLLGI; encoded by the exons ATGGCTTCTTCTGTTTCATTAGTTTTTATTGTTTCTCTAGCACTCAACATGGCCATGCCAACACTTGCAGCTACCCACACAGTGGGAGACACCTCTGGTTGGACAATTGGTGGTGATTACAGCACATGGGCTAGTGGATTGAAATTTAGAGTTGGAGATAGTCTTG TTTTCAATTACGGGCCTGGTCACACTGTGGATGAAGTTACTGAAAGCGATTACAAGAGCTGCACTACTGGAAATTCTCTGAGCACAGACAGTAGCGGCGCCACCACCATTACCCTCAAGACTGCCGGCACTCATCACTTCATATGTGCTGCTCCTGGTCATTGCCAGGGTGGCATGAAGCTTACTATTAAGGTTAAGGCGAAAAAGGTTTCTGATTCTGCTGCAGCACCTTCACCTACTAAGGACTCACCCTCTGACACTGATAACACCAAAGACACACCCACTACTTCCACCACCACCTCTACAACTCCAACCTCGACCACCCCTTCTACTTCAACCTCCTCCACCACCACCGCCACATCTTCTCATACATCTTCAGCAACTCCTGGCTCACCAATTGGTGGTGCTATGTTTATTGTTTGTTGGATCTCATACTTGGTGTTGCGTTTGCTGGGAATTTGA